In the Pseudomonas orientalis genome, one interval contains:
- the eutC gene encoding ethanolamine ammonia-lyase subunit EutC — translation MKEPTVQPELPDNPWLQLRRLTPARIALGRTGTSIPTNAQLDFQFAHAQARDAVHLPFDHEGLSRQCAERGRDSLLLHSAATDRHTYLQRPDLGRRLSDESAQTLRDYAAAHPDGVDLAIVVADGLSALAVHKHTAPFLERLEEQTHAEGWSLSPVILVEQGRVAVADEIGQLLGAKMVVILIGERPGLSSPDSLGLYFTYNPKVGLTDAYRNCISNVRLEGLSYGMAAHRLLYLMREACRRQLSGVNLKDEAQLQTLESDDPNLMKGNFLLSPPAD, via the coding sequence ATGAAGGAGCCGACCGTGCAACCAGAATTGCCTGACAACCCGTGGCTGCAACTGCGCCGCCTGACCCCGGCGCGCATCGCCCTGGGCCGCACCGGCACCAGCATTCCCACCAATGCCCAACTGGACTTCCAGTTCGCCCACGCCCAGGCGCGGGACGCGGTGCACCTGCCTTTCGATCATGAAGGGCTGAGCCGCCAATGTGCCGAACGCGGCCGCGACAGCCTGTTGCTGCACAGCGCCGCCACCGACCGGCATACATACCTGCAACGCCCGGATCTTGGGCGACGGCTGAGTGATGAATCGGCCCAGACCCTGCGCGACTATGCGGCGGCGCATCCGGATGGGGTGGACCTGGCAATCGTGGTGGCCGATGGCCTGTCTGCGCTGGCCGTGCATAAACATACGGCGCCTTTTCTTGAGCGCCTGGAGGAACAGACCCACGCCGAAGGCTGGTCCCTGTCACCGGTGATCCTGGTGGAACAGGGCCGCGTGGCAGTGGCCGACGAGATCGGGCAGTTACTGGGCGCGAAAATGGTGGTGATCCTGATCGGCGAACGGCCGGGGCTCAGTTCGCCGGACAGCCTGGGGCTGTATTTCACCTACAACCCCAAGGTCGGCCTCACCGACGCCTACCGCAACTGCATCTCCAATGTGCGCCTGGAAGGCCTGAGTTACGGCATGGCGGCCCATCGCCTGCTGTACCTGATGCGCGAGGCCTGTCGCCGTCAACTGTCGGGGGTCAATCTCAAGGATGAGGCGCAACTGCAGACCCTTGAATCGGATGACCCGAACCTGATGAAAGGCAATTTCCTGCTCAGCCCACCCGCAGACTGA
- a CDS encoding GNAT family N-acetyltransferase has product MRITQATLEHLDLLTPLFVKYREFYGALPFPDSSRAFLEKRLRRKESVIYLALADDDDKRLLGFCQLYPSFSSLSLKRVWILNDIYVAEDARRQLVADNLMRTAKKMAKETHAVRLRVSTSSDNDVAQKTYESIGFREDTEFKNYVLPISED; this is encoded by the coding sequence ATGCGGATTACTCAAGCGACCCTGGAACACCTGGACCTGCTCACCCCGCTGTTCGTCAAATACCGCGAATTCTATGGGGCCTTGCCGTTTCCGGACTCGTCCCGGGCCTTCCTGGAAAAGCGCCTGCGCCGCAAGGAATCGGTGATCTACCTGGCGCTGGCCGATGATGATGACAAGCGCCTGCTGGGGTTCTGCCAGCTGTATCCAAGTTTCTCTTCGCTGTCGCTCAAACGGGTGTGGATCCTCAATGACATCTATGTGGCCGAGGACGCGCGCCGGCAGCTGGTCGCCGACAACCTGATGCGCACCGCGAAGAAAATGGCCAAGGAAACCCACGCGGTGCGGCTGCGGGTATCGACCAGCAGCGATAACGACGTGGCGCAGAAGACCTATGAGTCCATCGGTTTTCGCGAAGACACCGAATTCAAGAACTACGTGCTGCCGATCAGCGAGGACTGA
- a CDS encoding DedA family protein — protein MDFNPLDLILHLDVYLDMLVTNYGPWIYAILFLVIFCETGLVVMPFLPGDSLLFIAGAVAAGGGMDPVLLAGLLMLAAILGDSTNYVIGRTVGERLFSNPNSKIFRRDYLQKTHDFYDKHGGKTVTLARFLPILRTFAPFVAGIAKMPYPRFFGFSVLGTILWVGGLVTLGYFFGNVPFIKKNLSLLVVFIILLSLVPMIIGVVRSRFGRTSSEAKPH, from the coding sequence ATGGATTTCAACCCGCTTGACCTTATCCTGCATCTCGACGTTTACCTCGACATGCTGGTAACCAACTACGGTCCGTGGATCTACGCCATTCTGTTCCTGGTGATTTTCTGCGAGACCGGCCTGGTGGTCATGCCGTTCCTGCCGGGCGATTCGTTGCTCTTCATCGCCGGCGCCGTTGCAGCGGGCGGCGGCATGGACCCGGTGTTGCTGGCCGGCCTGCTGATGCTGGCGGCCATCCTCGGCGACAGCACCAACTACGTGATAGGACGAACGGTGGGCGAGCGCTTGTTCAGCAACCCGAACTCGAAAATCTTCCGACGCGACTACCTGCAAAAAACCCACGACTTCTACGACAAGCACGGCGGCAAAACCGTGACCCTGGCGCGCTTCCTGCCGATCCTGCGCACCTTCGCGCCGTTCGTCGCCGGCATCGCGAAAATGCCCTACCCGCGCTTCTTCGGTTTCAGCGTGCTGGGCACCATCCTCTGGGTCGGCGGTCTGGTGACCCTGGGCTACTTCTTCGGCAACGTGCCGTTCATCAAGAAGAACCTGTCGTTGCTCGTCGTGTTCATCATCCTGCTGTCCCTGGTGCCGATGATCATCGGCGTGGTGCGCAGCCGCTTTGGCCGCACCTCCTCCGAAGCCAAACCGCACTGA
- a CDS encoding zinc-dependent peptidase, protein MWSLSAWRRRRLLARHPIADDLWQRVRYHLTFLDGITPEQDQWLREACVLFLADKHLTALPGVELHQEQRLLLAAQAQLPLMNLGDLDWYQGFHEIVLYPDDFLSPQRHRDASGVEHEWDGEHSGEAWQQGPVILAWPGVLASGQWEGYNLVIHELAHKLDMLNGDANGLPPLHNDMRVQDWASVMQSAFDDLNRQLDANPDAETEIDPYAAENPAEFFAVTSEYFFSAPDLLVNSYPQVYAQLSRFYRQDPLARLTQLQAHDPRYQPQGE, encoded by the coding sequence ATGTGGTCCCTCAGCGCCTGGCGTCGCCGGCGCTTGCTGGCCAGGCACCCGATTGCCGATGACCTCTGGCAGCGGGTGCGCTACCACCTGACCTTCCTCGACGGCATCACACCCGAACAAGACCAGTGGCTGCGCGAAGCCTGTGTGCTGTTCCTCGCCGACAAACACCTCACCGCCCTGCCCGGCGTCGAACTGCACCAGGAACAACGCCTGCTGCTCGCCGCCCAGGCGCAACTGCCGCTGATGAACCTGGGCGACCTCGACTGGTATCAGGGTTTCCATGAAATCGTGCTGTACCCCGACGACTTCCTCAGCCCGCAACGCCATCGCGATGCCAGCGGCGTGGAGCACGAGTGGGACGGCGAACACAGCGGCGAAGCCTGGCAACAAGGCCCGGTGATCCTCGCCTGGCCCGGCGTGCTGGCCAGCGGCCAATGGGAAGGCTACAACCTGGTCATCCACGAGCTGGCGCACAAACTCGACATGCTCAACGGCGACGCCAACGGCCTGCCACCGCTGCACAACGACATGCGCGTGCAGGACTGGGCCAGCGTGATGCAAAGCGCCTTTGACGACCTCAATCGTCAACTGGACGCCAATCCGGACGCTGAAACCGAGATCGACCCCTACGCCGCGGAAAACCCGGCGGAATTCTTTGCCGTCACCAGCGAATATTTCTTCAGTGCCCCGGACTTGCTGGTCAACAGTTATCCACAGGTGTACGCCCAACTCAGCCGCTTTTACCGCCAGGATCCCCTGGCCCGCCTGACACAACTGCAAGCCCACGACCCGCGCTACCAGCCGCAGGGCGAATGA
- the ppa gene encoding inorganic diphosphatase: MSYSKIPAGKDLPNDIYVAIEIPANHAPIKYEIDKDSDCLFVDRFMATPMFYPANYGFIPNTLADDGDPLDVLVVTPYPVTPGSVIRARPVGILNMTDDGGGDAKVIAVPHDKLSQLYVDVKEYTDLPPLLLEQIKHFFENYKDLEKGKWVKIDGWGNAEAARAEIMKSVAAYKG; the protein is encoded by the coding sequence ATGAGCTACAGCAAGATTCCGGCTGGCAAAGACCTGCCGAACGACATCTACGTCGCCATCGAAATTCCGGCCAACCACGCGCCGATCAAATACGAAATCGACAAAGACAGCGACTGCCTGTTCGTTGACCGTTTCATGGCCACCCCGATGTTCTACCCGGCCAACTACGGTTTTATCCCCAACACCCTGGCTGACGACGGCGACCCCCTCGACGTGCTGGTCGTGACCCCTTACCCGGTCACCCCAGGCTCGGTCATCCGCGCCCGTCCGGTCGGCATCCTGAACATGACCGACGACGGCGGCGGCGATGCCAAAGTCATCGCTGTGCCACACGACAAGCTGTCCCAGCTGTACGTCGACGTGAAGGAATACACCGACCTGCCGCCCCTGCTGCTGGAACAGATCAAGCACTTCTTCGAGAACTACAAAGACCTCGAAAAAGGCAAATGGGTGAAGATCGACGGCTGGGGCAACGCAGAAGCCGCCCGCGCCGAGATCATGAAGTCGGTTGCCGCCTACAAAGGCTGA
- a CDS encoding LexA family transcriptional regulator → MNTSGDRLKALLREVHLSASDFAKNRGVTPQHVNNWFKRGVPMGRLNEIAELLCVSSRWLSDGKGPKHPPANYLLEAPTARIAPAREDIGKYLTGPACSPETNDVEIPLHPTFTSTERIRVTQHTLQTLNVKPDRAVGAYMVDNSMIDIIQQGATLAIDRGRTQIIDGEIYAVEHDGMLRIKYLYNRPGGGLRMRSHNASEHPDEYLTYDERFEQNFQIVGWVFWWSTLNNRRPPVPLDDHLLGWEGAESEPEVGN, encoded by the coding sequence ATGAATACATCAGGTGATCGTTTAAAAGCGCTACTCCGGGAAGTTCATCTTTCCGCCTCCGACTTCGCCAAGAACCGTGGCGTCACGCCTCAGCACGTGAACAACTGGTTCAAACGCGGCGTCCCCATGGGCCGACTCAACGAGATCGCAGAACTGCTGTGCGTCTCAAGTCGCTGGCTGAGCGACGGCAAAGGCCCCAAACACCCGCCCGCCAACTACCTGTTGGAAGCCCCCACTGCAAGGATTGCACCCGCCCGCGAAGACATCGGCAAATACCTCACAGGCCCCGCCTGCAGCCCGGAAACTAACGACGTGGAGATCCCCCTCCACCCCACATTCACCTCAACCGAACGCATCCGCGTCACCCAACACACCCTCCAGACCCTCAACGTAAAACCCGACCGCGCCGTGGGCGCCTACATGGTCGACAACAGCATGATCGACATCATCCAGCAAGGCGCCACCCTCGCCATCGACCGAGGCCGCACCCAAATCATCGATGGCGAAATCTACGCCGTCGAACACGACGGCATGCTGCGCATCAAATACCTCTACAACCGCCCGGGCGGTGGCCTGCGCATGCGCAGCCACAACGCCAGCGAACACCCGGACGAATACCTCACCTACGATGAACGCTTCGAACAGAACTTCCAGATCGTCGGCTGGGTATTCTGGTGGTCCACCCTCAACAACCGCCGCCCACCCGTCCCACTGGATGACCACCTGCTGGGCTGGGAAGGCGCTGAATCGGAACCGGAGGTGGGCAACTGA
- a CDS encoding DarT ssDNA thymidine ADP-ribosyltransferase family protein: MPDIKEQKLLYHLTSLENLSGIFQHGLKPRVQLRAFEDVADADILKKRQGLALDQYVPFHWFAANPFDGSVQRRRPDTQFVVITVHRNVAIRKQWKVIPRHPLANDAIQLLDYADGFESINWEVMNARDYNDPQCKSICMAECLSPDVVSPNDFFKVFVSNAEVEALCESKMREAGVNVQIGVNRGMFLR; this comes from the coding sequence ATGCCGGATATCAAGGAACAAAAACTTCTCTATCACCTCACTTCGCTAGAAAACCTGAGCGGTATTTTTCAGCACGGGCTAAAACCGCGAGTTCAGCTCAGGGCATTCGAAGACGTGGCTGATGCCGACATTCTGAAAAAACGACAAGGTCTCGCACTAGATCAGTACGTACCTTTCCACTGGTTTGCCGCAAATCCATTCGATGGAAGCGTTCAACGCAGAAGGCCGGACACCCAATTTGTTGTGATTACGGTGCATCGAAACGTGGCAATTAGAAAGCAATGGAAGGTCATTCCCCGCCATCCATTGGCTAACGATGCCATTCAGTTGCTCGATTATGCCGATGGCTTCGAGAGCATCAATTGGGAGGTTATGAATGCCAGGGACTACAATGATCCCCAATGCAAGAGCATCTGTATGGCTGAGTGCCTTTCGCCCGATGTAGTTTCCCCTAACGATTTCTTCAAGGTTTTTGTTTCTAATGCCGAAGTAGAAGCCCTCTGTGAGTCTAAAATGCGCGAGGCCGGTGTTAATGTACAAATCGGAGTGAATCGGGGAATGTTTCTTAGATGA